The following proteins are co-located in the Flectobacillus major DSM 103 genome:
- the pyrR gene encoding bifunctional pyr operon transcriptional regulator/uracil phosphoribosyltransferase PyrR has translation MQRKLILSSPLLEITISRLCQELIENHQDFTDTVIIGLQPRGIYFAQRIHKELLKITGKNIPIGQLDATFYRDDFRRREPLKPNATKVPFLIENKNVILIDDVLATGRMVRAALDAMTAFGRPNKVELCVMIDRIYNRDLPVKPDYVGKKVNTIDTEKVLVEWQEQGHDADRIWLITK, from the coding sequence ATGCAACGTAAACTTATTCTTTCAAGCCCCCTCTTAGAGATAACAATCAGTCGTCTCTGTCAAGAATTGATAGAGAACCATCAGGATTTTACTGATACAGTTATCATTGGTTTGCAACCACGAGGCATATATTTTGCCCAACGAATTCATAAAGAGTTATTAAAAATTACGGGTAAAAATATTCCTATTGGCCAGCTAGATGCCACATTTTATCGTGATGACTTTCGCCGTCGTGAGCCTTTAAAACCCAATGCCACCAAAGTACCATTTTTGATAGAAAATAAAAATGTTATTTTGATTGATGATGTTTTGGCTACAGGACGTATGGTTCGTGCTGCCCTAGACGCTATGACGGCTTTTGGCCGCCCTAATAAGGTAGAATTGTGTGTTATGATAGATAGGATTTATAACCGTGATTTACCCGTAAAGCCAGATTACGTAGGCAAAAAGGTAAATACCATAGACACCGAGAAGGTATTGGTAGAATGGCAAGAACAAGGCCATGATGCTGACAGAATTTGGTTGATTACAAAATAA
- a CDS encoding lipocalin family protein, whose protein sequence is MRKFLSISIIILSFGMLFTACKVKQKQHDLSSQDSQSIISELLEDDEMSTQLAKTWTINAVNYQADARKDVLYQRGETANLRDYSKESFKLSPDGTVTYTDEGGDKHHGKWKLVDHNTKLKMVLEDKKEVFWDIIKTDKKTLVLHMSINARKVKWDIQKIDDIDIPTAAVFAGFFAGIVDENTQLVSITYQMSPRG, encoded by the coding sequence ATGAGAAAGTTTCTATCAATTAGCATTATCATTTTAAGTTTTGGAATGCTATTTACTGCTTGTAAAGTTAAGCAGAAACAACACGACCTTTCTTCTCAAGATAGCCAATCTATCATCAGCGAGCTGCTCGAAGATGATGAAATGAGTACTCAATTGGCTAAAACATGGACAATTAACGCCGTTAATTACCAAGCAGACGCTAGAAAAGATGTTCTGTACCAAAGAGGAGAAACTGCCAATTTGCGAGATTACTCCAAAGAGTCCTTTAAGCTATCGCCCGATGGTACTGTAACATACACCGACGAAGGTGGCGACAAACATCATGGGAAATGGAAGCTTGTAGACCATAATACCAAACTAAAGATGGTATTGGAGGACAAAAAAGAGGTATTTTGGGATATTATCAAAACTGATAAAAAAACCTTGGTACTTCACATGAGTATCAATGCCAGAAAAGTAAAATGGGATATTCAAAAAATAGACGATATTGATATTCCGACGGCTGCGGTATTTGCTGGTTTTTTTGCTGGTATTGTCGATGAAAACACGCAACTTGTTAGTATAACCTACCAAATGAGCCCCAGAGGGTAA
- the hemW gene encoding radical SAM family heme chaperone HemW — protein MHIYIHIPFCKQACYYCDFHFSTSLLLKQPMVEAICQEIRLQKLYLQNPIIDTVYFGGGTPSLLAENDLAQIMDTLHQTFSIKSDAEITMEANPDDLSWEKVAALQKLGINRLSVGIQSFNEGHLQKMNRAHNAHEAENCVKIAQDAGIQNITIDLIYAIPSNDHQILYSDIQKAISLNLNHISAYCLTIEPQTVFGKWAKQGKIKHIDDEYAAEQFTILTQGLQQHGFEQYEISNFARHQQYSKHNTSYWKQEEYLGIGPSAHSFNGYSRQYNIANNAKYIQHIQQNNIPATVEVLSIADQVNEYLLTGLRTIWGCQVSYLDAILGESFLQKQAKSLVQLQAIEHIAIQNQVIKLTEKGKLFADRIASDLFLD, from the coding sequence ATGCACATATATATCCATATTCCTTTTTGTAAACAAGCTTGCTACTATTGTGATTTTCATTTTAGTACATCTTTATTGCTCAAACAGCCAATGGTTGAGGCCATTTGTCAGGAAATCCGATTACAGAAATTATACTTACAAAACCCTATTATCGACACTGTTTATTTTGGTGGCGGCACGCCTTCATTATTAGCCGAAAACGATTTGGCACAGATTATGGATACCCTTCACCAAACATTTTCTATTAAAAGTGACGCCGAAATTACAATGGAGGCCAATCCTGATGATTTGAGTTGGGAAAAAGTGGCAGCTCTCCAAAAATTAGGAATCAATCGCCTGAGTGTAGGTATTCAGTCTTTTAATGAGGGACATCTTCAAAAAATGAATCGGGCTCATAATGCCCACGAGGCCGAAAACTGCGTAAAAATCGCCCAAGATGCTGGTATCCAAAATATTACCATTGATTTAATTTATGCGATTCCCTCCAATGACCACCAAATTTTATACAGTGATATTCAAAAGGCTATATCGCTCAACCTGAACCATATATCGGCTTATTGCCTTACTATCGAGCCACAAACTGTTTTTGGAAAATGGGCCAAACAAGGCAAAATCAAACATATCGACGACGAATATGCAGCCGAGCAGTTTACAATTCTTACTCAAGGCCTACAACAGCATGGTTTTGAACAGTACGAAATTTCTAATTTTGCCCGCCATCAGCAGTACTCAAAACACAATACAAGCTACTGGAAACAAGAAGAATATCTAGGAATTGGGCCTTCGGCACATAGTTTTAATGGGTATTCTCGTCAATATAATATTGCCAACAATGCCAAGTATATTCAGCATATTCAGCAAAATAATATTCCTGCGACTGTCGAAGTACTAAGCATAGCCGACCAAGTAAACGAATATTTACTCACAGGATTACGTACCATTTGGGGCTGTCAGGTGTCGTATCTTGATGCTATTTTAGGCGAAAGTTTTCTTCAAAAACAAGCCAAAAGCCTAGTTCAATTACAAGCCATCGAGCATATTGCTATTCAAAATCAGGTTATCAAATTAACCGAAAAAGGTAAGTTGTTTGCCGACAGGATCGCATCAGATTTGTTTTTAGATTAA
- a CDS encoding DUF3109 family protein yields the protein MILIENTVISDDIAEKFFVCDLLKCRGACCVEGDLGAPLEDDELPLMEEVFEQVKPYLSPEGLAVIEKEGKYVKDWEGDYSTPVIEGRECAFAIYDDRGILKCGIEQAYFDGKISFRKPISCHLYPIRITKYDEYDALNYDRWHICSDACSHGEQLGVELYKFLKEPLIRKYGEAWYQELLQEVSERQDEKE from the coding sequence ATGATTTTAATTGAGAATACGGTCATTAGTGACGATATAGCCGAAAAATTTTTTGTTTGTGACTTGCTCAAATGCCGTGGAGCTTGTTGTGTAGAAGGCGATTTGGGTGCTCCTCTCGAAGACGATGAATTGCCTTTGATGGAAGAGGTTTTTGAGCAGGTAAAGCCTTATCTGTCGCCAGAAGGACTAGCTGTTATTGAAAAAGAGGGTAAATACGTAAAAGACTGGGAAGGCGATTATTCTACCCCTGTTATTGAGGGCCGTGAATGTGCTTTTGCAATTTATGATGACAGAGGTATTTTGAAATGTGGTATTGAGCAGGCATATTTCGACGGCAAAATCTCTTTTCGCAAACCAATTTCGTGTCATTTATATCCTATTCGTATTACCAAGTACGATGAATATGATGCCCTTAATTATGACCGTTGGCATATTTGCTCTGATGCCTGCTCGCATGGCGAACAGCTTGGCGTAGAGTTGTATAAGTTTTTGAAAGAACCTCTTATCCGAAAATATGGTGAAGCTTGGTATCAAGAACTACTTCAAGAAGTAAGTGAACGCCAAGACGAAAAGGAATAA
- a CDS encoding LysM peptidoglycan-binding domain-containing protein — MNKGLSLLLALVVFSSQLLAQEVPQNIFFGSVNIKINSDARTKIQTEVNNLTINRNYLDKILGKMLTHLPTIERILEEEKVPDEFKYLCVQESFLNADARSTSDAIGFWQFKKETAKGFYLRIDGVMDERKHLSASTKAACSYFKKHNDLLGNWMASLLSYRLGYTNFRKSNAMDWANKQTITVTGDTDWYVLRFLAYKIVLETEYSRAKQNPPYNNPVLFEYSKTRGKSLSEIANQLGITVSEIESNNTWLNSKSIPDDKDYVIYLVVDRSKYQTLTTLSSSPTYTPSGPLTADIPLDDAFPVLVRKSPANTNPNEAIFYEINGRKGILAIEGDTPERIASRADISLKRFLKFNDLEENDRIIPNQVYYLKKKDHKAQVAFHTVRGNESLWQISQMYGIHLQDLMDKNRIPTVQKLGKGRVLWLIDTRPQNTDPQFDSSITNPIPEPRPIEPKQPEKPYVEPKQPEKPYVEPKQPEKPYVEPKQPEKPYVEPKQPEKPYVEPKQPEKPYVEPKQPEKPYVEPKQPEKPYADINTKNIYVHRVESKQTYFSIARQYNMKVDEIYQLNNLSASDVLRVGQDIKVFRSTSSGALGADQIKEQPKDPSNVYPTVEPYNPSKDKNSTTVIQKDNTEKPVPPAVQPDPVQPMPAPPSTFKASEAKPHYRIIHTVQKGETLFRVAKFYDVSVDNLKEWNNLTVNTVEIGQEITIYGGNIRPNFGITDSTPPKNETLTPPSVQQEQSFHIVKAGETAFRISQIYRISVNQLLLINGLKSPNISVGQKLIIR, encoded by the coding sequence ATGAATAAGGGACTCTCGCTATTACTTGCTTTAGTTGTATTTTCCAGTCAATTATTGGCTCAGGAGGTACCCCAAAATATTTTTTTTGGTTCTGTTAATATAAAAATTAACAGCGACGCCCGTACGAAAATCCAAACCGAGGTAAACAATCTTACAATTAATAGAAATTATCTTGATAAAATTCTAGGCAAAATGCTAACGCATTTGCCCACTATTGAGCGTATTCTTGAAGAAGAAAAAGTACCCGACGAATTCAAATATTTATGCGTTCAGGAAAGTTTCCTTAACGCCGACGCTCGATCAACCTCCGATGCCATTGGTTTTTGGCAATTTAAGAAAGAAACGGCCAAAGGCTTCTACCTGCGTATAGACGGTGTGATGGACGAACGAAAGCACCTGAGTGCTTCTACCAAAGCTGCTTGTAGCTATTTCAAAAAACATAATGACCTTTTGGGCAACTGGATGGCCAGTTTGTTATCCTATCGTTTGGGTTATACCAATTTTAGAAAATCGAACGCCATGGACTGGGCCAACAAACAGACCATTACTGTTACAGGCGATACCGATTGGTATGTACTACGATTCTTGGCCTACAAGATTGTCTTAGAAACCGAATACAGCAGAGCCAAACAAAACCCTCCGTATAACAACCCTGTTTTGTTTGAATACTCAAAAACTCGTGGAAAAAGTTTGTCTGAAATAGCCAACCAACTGGGCATAACTGTAAGCGAAATTGAAAGTAATAACACTTGGCTCAATTCAAAATCAATTCCCGATGACAAAGATTATGTGATTTATCTGGTAGTTGACCGTAGTAAATACCAAACCCTAACAACGCTTTCGAGTTCGCCTACTTATACCCCTTCGGGGCCTCTTACTGCTGATATACCGTTAGATGATGCTTTTCCAGTTTTAGTACGCAAATCTCCTGCTAATACCAACCCCAACGAGGCTATTTTCTATGAAATAAACGGGCGTAAAGGTATATTGGCAATAGAAGGTGATACCCCCGAAAGAATTGCATCAAGAGCCGATATTAGTCTAAAACGCTTTTTGAAATTCAACGATTTAGAGGAAAACGACCGTATCATTCCTAATCAGGTTTATTATCTGAAAAAGAAAGACCACAAAGCTCAAGTGGCATTCCATACTGTTCGTGGCAATGAATCGTTGTGGCAAATTTCTCAAATGTATGGTATCCATTTGCAAGATTTGATGGACAAAAACAGAATCCCAACCGTACAAAAACTAGGTAAAGGCCGTGTATTGTGGCTCATTGATACTCGCCCTCAAAATACCGACCCACAATTTGATAGCAGTATTACTAATCCGATTCCTGAGCCTCGACCAATTGAGCCAAAACAGCCCGAGAAACCTTATGTTGAGCCAAAACAACCCGAGAAACCTTATGTTGAGCCAAAACAGCCCGAGAAACCTTATGTTGAACCAAAACAACCCGAGAAACCTTACGTTGAGCCAAAACAACCCGAGAAACCTTATGTTGAGCCAAAACAACCTGAGAAACCTTACGTTGAACCAAAACAACCCGAGAAACCTTATGTTGAGCCAAAACAACCTGAGAAACCTTATGCAGATATAAATACCAAAAATATTTATGTGCATAGAGTAGAAAGCAAACAAACCTATTTCAGTATAGCTCGACAATACAACATGAAAGTTGATGAAATTTACCAACTTAACAACCTCAGTGCCTCAGACGTATTAAGGGTTGGACAAGATATTAAGGTATTTAGAAGCACTAGTTCGGGGGCATTAGGAGCGGATCAAATAAAAGAACAACCTAAAGACCCAAGCAACGTTTATCCTACTGTAGAACCTTATAATCCAAGTAAAGATAAAAATAGCACAACTGTTATCCAAAAGGATAATACTGAAAAACCTGTGCCTCCTGCAGTACAACCCGACCCTGTTCAGCCAATGCCAGCACCTCCTTCTACCTTTAAGGCTTCGGAGGCTAAACCACACTATAGAATTATTCATACCGTACAAAAAGGTGAAACATTGTTTAGAGTTGCAAAATTTTATGACGTTAGTGTCGATAACCTCAAGGAATGGAATAACTTAACAGTAAATACGGTAGAAATTGGTCAAGAAATTACTATTTATGGTGGTAATATTCGGCCAAATTTTGGTATAACCGATAGCACACCTCCCAAAAACGAAACTCTTACTCCACCATCAGTACAACAGGAACAGAGTTTTCATATTGTCAAAGCTGGAGAAACTGCCTTTAGAATATCACAGATATATCGTATTTCGGTGAATCAATTATTGTTAATCAATGGTTTAAAATCACCCAATATTTCAGTTGGTCAAAAGTTGATTATTCGATAG
- a CDS encoding MGMT family protein yields MPENAFDDIYQVVKLVPLGRVTTYGAIAAYLGRKGGARFVGWAMNACHGDASIPAHRVVNRNGVLTGKAFFGGNRMQELLEQEGIVVKNDTIVDFKKHLWKPLTELL; encoded by the coding sequence ATGCCAGAAAATGCTTTCGACGATATTTACCAGGTGGTAAAGCTTGTTCCTTTGGGTAGAGTGACTACTTATGGGGCTATAGCGGCCTATTTGGGGCGAAAAGGAGGAGCAAGATTTGTAGGCTGGGCTATGAATGCCTGTCACGGCGATGCCTCTATTCCAGCACATAGAGTAGTAAATAGAAACGGGGTACTCACAGGAAAAGCTTTTTTTGGCGGTAACCGAATGCAGGAATTACTAGAACAAGAAGGTATTGTCGTAAAAAATGATACCATTGTAGATTTTAAAAAACACCTTTGGAAACCACTCACAGAGCTTCTATAG
- a CDS encoding NAD(P)/FAD-dependent oxidoreductase codes for MKKVIIIGNGIAGVTAARHIRKMSNYEITIISDESPYFYARTALMYVFMGKMSLAQTQPYEPDFWSKNNINLLQGCVNQILPQQKKLLVTINQRTQSLHYDQLILATGSQYKTLPKIPEDAIGVQGLYSIQDLEAIDTLTQRVQSAVIIGGGLIGVEMAEMFMARQIQVTMLIREPYFWGNTLPPEEASFVTEYLRQKGVQVITGNTLKELILNEKKQVIGITTHQNQSIDCQFVGLAIGVTPNITLAKGLLETNKGVLVNNFLETSEADIFAIGDCAELRNVPSGRKATEAIWYTGRLMGKTLAYTICQQPQPYQPPVFYNSAKFFGLEYQVYGRVAPFQDEGIAQFYWKNPHKNQCIRIQYSHDYQVLGIHAIGLRLRQAVCENWIQTQKSLSFVLCNWEKANFDTEFSPSYYQALIAQYNIRFPHQAIAVPRTFRQWLSKMLSI; via the coding sequence ATGAAAAAAGTTATTATTATCGGGAATGGGATTGCTGGCGTTACGGCGGCTCGGCATATTCGCAAAATGAGTAATTACGAGATTACTATTATTTCGGACGAATCGCCCTATTTCTATGCTCGTACGGCATTGATGTATGTATTTATGGGCAAGATGTCGTTGGCTCAAACGCAACCTTACGAACCTGATTTTTGGTCAAAAAATAATATAAACCTGCTACAAGGCTGTGTAAATCAAATTTTACCACAGCAAAAAAAGTTGCTTGTAACTATCAATCAGCGTACTCAAAGCCTACATTACGACCAACTGATTTTGGCAACTGGCTCGCAGTACAAAACCCTACCCAAAATTCCAGAAGATGCCATAGGTGTACAGGGGTTGTACTCTATTCAGGATTTGGAGGCAATAGATACCCTAACCCAGCGTGTTCAATCGGCAGTTATTATTGGTGGTGGTTTAATAGGTGTTGAAATGGCCGAAATGTTTATGGCTCGACAAATACAGGTTACCATGCTTATTCGTGAACCCTATTTTTGGGGCAATACTCTTCCACCAGAAGAAGCCTCTTTTGTAACGGAATATCTCCGCCAGAAAGGGGTTCAGGTTATTACGGGCAATACCTTGAAAGAGCTTATTTTGAATGAAAAAAAGCAAGTAATTGGTATAACTACCCACCAAAACCAATCTATAGACTGTCAGTTTGTTGGGCTAGCCATAGGGGTTACACCCAATATTACCCTAGCAAAAGGCTTACTCGAAACCAACAAGGGTGTTTTGGTAAACAACTTTTTAGAAACCAGTGAGGCAGATATTTTTGCGATTGGCGATTGTGCCGAGCTTCGCAATGTACCCTCTGGCCGAAAAGCTACTGAGGCTATTTGGTACACAGGTCGCCTCATGGGCAAAACGTTAGCCTATACGATTTGTCAACAACCACAGCCCTACCAACCTCCAGTGTTTTATAATTCTGCCAAATTTTTTGGCCTAGAGTATCAGGTTTATGGTCGAGTTGCTCCTTTTCAGGATGAAGGGATAGCACAATTTTATTGGAAAAATCCCCATAAAAACCAATGTATCAGAATTCAGTATTCGCATGATTATCAGGTATTAGGCATTCATGCTATTGGCCTTCGCCTACGGCAAGCCGTTTGTGAAAACTGGATTCAAACACAAAAAAGCTTATCTTTTGTACTTTGTAATTGGGAAAAAGCCAATTTTGATACAGAATTTTCACCAAGTTATTATCAAGCCCTGATAGCTCAATATAATATTCGGTTTCCTCATCAGGCTATTGCTGTACCAAGAACGTTCAGACAATGGCTTAGCAAAATGCTTTCTATATGA
- a CDS encoding glucosaminidase domain-containing protein, translated as MLKRKIQSVAYAIDCSGFALFLTTIILSSLLSFTTKDTSMGLYVNYPRNANTGQEVVFSFSTQNNIKRIRVFVNGSSLGSAWVSNNKAQLKFKFAYPSTKKLKFVGLSSSNDSLSVLTGEITINKTLHVYAHRYEPNAYSNIQPAQDKIYTPNPSTTSPITAALVATSRASYLTFPATPSEDPVNGLNQNVYSTAIGYPSIEDANNFLREIQPEVVSIARKYNVPASIIMAMAALESGYGYSRTAVYANNFFGLKQWKSTANAYQLKGQPDEHNGQVRIIKTTELGQHIYDESIRKDNWYRSFRSRSDCIRFLVEEVFLHKTGLWKRDYSSVARFYQRQINSGVSKSTAAYNFAYMLGERGYTHLGGRYYAEKTMKIVSKYNLIDFD; from the coding sequence ATGCTTAAAAGAAAAATACAATCGGTAGCTTATGCTATCGACTGTTCAGGCTTCGCCCTGTTCCTAACCACCATAATATTATCCTCACTTTTATCTTTTACCACAAAAGATACTTCTATGGGGTTATACGTCAATTATCCTCGTAATGCCAATACGGGGCAAGAGGTTGTATTTTCTTTTTCAACCCAAAATAATATCAAAAGGATTCGAGTCTTTGTGAATGGCTCTAGCCTTGGCTCTGCGTGGGTTTCTAACAACAAAGCTCAGCTAAAATTTAAGTTTGCGTATCCAAGTACCAAAAAACTTAAATTTGTAGGTTTATCTTCGAGCAATGATTCTCTTAGTGTACTTACAGGTGAAATTACCATTAATAAAACCCTGCATGTGTATGCTCACCGCTACGAGCCTAATGCCTATTCAAATATTCAACCAGCTCAAGATAAAATTTATACTCCCAATCCATCAACCACTTCACCTATTACAGCGGCTTTGGTGGCTACAAGTCGGGCATCGTACCTAACTTTTCCTGCCACTCCCAGCGAAGACCCTGTCAATGGACTCAATCAAAATGTATATTCAACAGCAATAGGCTATCCGTCGATTGAAGATGCCAATAATTTTCTAAGAGAAATTCAGCCCGAAGTAGTAAGTATTGCCCGCAAATACAATGTTCCTGCTAGTATTATCATGGCAATGGCCGCCCTCGAAAGTGGCTATGGCTACAGCCGTACTGCTGTATATGCCAACAATTTTTTTGGTCTAAAACAATGGAAAAGTACAGCCAATGCCTACCAGCTAAAGGGACAACCCGACGAACACAATGGGCAGGTAAGAATCATTAAAACTACCGAATTAGGTCAGCATATTTACGACGAAAGTATCAGAAAAGATAACTGGTATCGCTCGTTTAGGTCTCGTTCTGACTGTATCAGATTTCTTGTAGAAGAGGTTTTTTTACATAAAACAGGGCTGTGGAAAAGAGATTACTCTAGCGTTGCGAGGTTTTATCAACGCCAAATTAATAGTGGTGTATCAAAGTCAACGGCTGCTTATAATTTTGCTTATATGCTCGGCGAAAGGGGCTATACGCACTTAGGAGGGAGATACTATGCAGAAAAAACCATGAAGATAGTTTCAAAATATAATCTTATTGATTTTGACTAA
- the rfbC gene encoding dTDP-4-dehydrorhamnose 3,5-epimerase produces MQFKTTALEGLIECFPTIFEDERGFFFESYNQKSFEANGIKGNFVQDNHSWSKAGVVRGLHFQYDPFAQGKLVRCITGKAMDVVVDIRRNSPTFGQHVKVLLDSKVGNMLFVPAGFAHGFVALEETVFVYKCTEFWHKASESGIIYNDPDLGIDWGIENPIVSSKDLLLPTFKELK; encoded by the coding sequence ATGCAATTCAAAACCACTGCATTGGAAGGCTTAATAGAATGCTTTCCAACCATTTTTGAAGATGAAAGAGGTTTCTTTTTTGAATCTTACAATCAGAAAAGCTTTGAGGCTAATGGAATTAAAGGCAATTTTGTTCAAGACAATCACTCTTGGTCAAAGGCTGGTGTTGTTCGAGGCTTACACTTTCAGTACGACCCATTTGCTCAGGGTAAATTAGTTCGTTGTATTACAGGAAAAGCCATGGATGTTGTTGTCGATATTCGTCGCAATTCGCCTACATTTGGACAACATGTAAAAGTATTGCTCGACTCGAAAGTAGGCAATATGTTATTTGTTCCAGCAGGATTTGCCCATGGTTTTGTAGCTTTAGAAGAAACGGTTTTTGTGTATAAATGTACCGAGTTTTGGCACAAAGCTTCTGAGTCGGGTATTATCTATAACGACCCAGATTTAGGTATTGATTGGGGTATCGAAAATCCTATTGTTTCATCAAAAGATTTGTTATTGCCTACTTTCAAAGAATTGAAATAG
- the mtgA gene encoding monofunctional biosynthetic peptidoglycan transglycosylase — MGKNTFKNIMAEPNNTPFSNEPSLSWWQRYKALREEYSFVQFLQRLFIKAIIYFFMVSLGLVLFFKFVPVWITPTMIDRKFEAIAAGKDSEIHSDWEPYENISKEVALAVVASEDQLFPQHHGFDFDAMWGAFKHNFKGKKIKGASTISQQVAKNVFLWQGRSYIRKVLEAYFTFMIELIWGKERILEVYLNIAETGKMTFGVEAASLRYYGHSANSLSRAEAARIAAVLPSPNRFSIKNPSPYVQRRTNFIVRQMRGLGGKAYLSNL; from the coding sequence ATGGGAAAAAATACATTTAAAAATATAATGGCCGAACCAAATAATACTCCTTTTAGCAATGAGCCTTCTCTTTCGTGGTGGCAGCGGTACAAAGCATTGCGTGAAGAGTACTCGTTTGTGCAGTTTTTGCAAAGGCTCTTTATCAAAGCTATTATTTACTTTTTTATGGTTTCTTTGGGGTTGGTACTATTTTTCAAGTTTGTACCTGTTTGGATTACCCCAACTATGATTGACCGAAAATTTGAAGCTATTGCAGCTGGCAAAGATTCAGAAATTCATTCAGATTGGGAGCCTTACGAGAATATTTCAAAAGAAGTAGCTTTGGCTGTTGTAGCTTCAGAAGACCAGCTATTTCCACAACATCACGGCTTTGATTTTGATGCTATGTGGGGGGCGTTTAAACATAATTTTAAAGGGAAAAAAATCAAAGGAGCAAGTACTATTTCGCAACAAGTAGCCAAAAACGTGTTTTTATGGCAAGGCCGAAGCTATATTCGTAAAGTATTAGAAGCTTATTTTACCTTTATGATAGAGCTTATTTGGGGCAAAGAACGTATCTTGGAAGTGTACCTCAATATTGCCGAAACAGGCAAAATGACCTTTGGTGTAGAAGCAGCGTCACTGCGATATTATGGGCATTCAGCCAATTCGTTGAGCCGTGCCGAGGCTGCCCGAATAGCAGCCGTGCTGCCTAGCCCCAACCGTTTTTCAATAAAAAACCCATCGCCTTACGTACAACGTCGCACCAATTTTATTGTTCGACAAATGCGAGGATTAGGCGGAAAAGCATACCTTAGCAATCTCTAA
- a CDS encoding aspartate carbamoyltransferase catalytic subunit: protein MQKLSTRHLLGIKDLTPDDIELIMATATEFKEVINRPIKKVPSLRDVTIANVFFENSTRTRLSFELAEKRLSADTLSFSAAGSSVKKGETLLDTVNNILAMKVDMIVMRHASPGAPHFLSKHINANIVNAGDGTHEHPTQALLDSFSMREKLGDLSGKKIAIIGDILHSRVALSNIFALKKQGAEVMLCGPSTLIPRHITDLGVLVSHDVKQALAWCDVANVLRIQLERQQIKYFPSLREYSLYYGINKRMLDELDKEIVLMHPGPINRGVELSSDAADSHHSIILDQVENGVAVRMAVLYLLAAQN, encoded by the coding sequence ATGCAAAAATTAAGCACAAGACATCTTTTGGGCATTAAAGACCTTACGCCCGACGACATTGAACTTATCATGGCTACGGCCACAGAGTTTAAGGAAGTGATTAACCGTCCTATCAAAAAAGTACCTTCGTTGCGTGATGTAACGATTGCCAATGTGTTTTTTGAAAACTCAACACGAACACGCCTTTCGTTTGAATTAGCCGAAAAACGCCTTTCGGCCGACACCCTGAGCTTCTCGGCTGCTGGTAGTTCGGTAAAAAAAGGTGAAACACTCCTTGATACTGTCAATAATATTTTGGCAATGAAAGTAGACATGATAGTGATGCGTCATGCTAGCCCAGGGGCGCCACACTTTTTGTCGAAGCATATCAACGCTAATATTGTGAATGCTGGCGATGGTACACACGAGCATCCAACTCAGGCATTGCTTGATTCTTTTTCAATGCGAGAAAAACTGGGAGATTTGTCAGGTAAAAAAATTGCTATTATTGGCGATATTTTGCACTCAAGAGTGGCATTATCCAATATTTTTGCCCTGAAAAAACAAGGAGCAGAAGTAATGTTGTGTGGGCCTTCTACTTTGATTCCAAGACATATTACCGACTTGGGGGTTTTGGTGTCGCACGATGTAAAACAAGCTTTGGCTTGGTGCGATGTTGCCAATGTATTGAGAATCCAATTGGAGCGTCAGCAAATCAAATATTTCCCTTCGCTTCGTGAGTATTCTTTGTATTATGGAATCAATAAAAGAATGCTGGATGAACTTGACAAAGAAATCGTATTGATGCACCCCGGCCCAATCAACCGTGGCGTTGAGCTTTCGTCGGATGCCGCCGATTCGCATCATTCCATTATATTAGATCAAGTAGAAAATGGTGTAGCCGTAAGAATGGCCGTTTTATATTTGTTAGCAGCTCAAAACTAA